A stretch of DNA from Rathayibacter sp. VKM Ac-2762:
CGTGATGACCAGCACCGGTCTGATCACGGGACGCGTCGGCATCCCCGACAGCGAGGTCATCGCCCTCTTCGCGCAGCACAAGATCGAGAAGCTGCCGCTCGTCGACGCGCAGGGCAAGCTCGCCGGCCTCATCACGGTCAAGGACTTCGACAAGTCGGAGCAGTACCCCAACGCCACGAAGGACGACGAGGGCCGCCTCCGGGTCGGCGCCGCGATCGGCTTCTTCGGCGACGCCTGGCAGCGCGCCACCGCCCTGCTCGACGCGGGCGTCGACGTGATCGTCGTCGACACCGCCAACGGCGACTCCGCCGGCGTGCTCGACATCATCCGCCGCCTGAAGTCCGACTCCGCGTTCGCCGGCGTCGACATTATCGGCGGCAACGTCGCGACCCGCTCCGGGGCGCAGGCCCTCGTCGACGCGGGCGCCGACGCCATCAAGGTCGGCGTCGGCCCCGGCTCGATCTGCACCACCCGCGTCGTCGCCGGCGTCGGAGTCCCGCAGGTCACCGCGGTCTACGAGGCGTCCCTCGCCGCGCGCGAGTCCGGCGTGCCGGTGATCGCCGACGGCGGCCTCCAGTACTCCGGCGACATCGCCAAGGCGCTCGTCGCCGGCGCCGACACCGTGATGCTCGGCTCGCTCCTCGCGGGCTGCGAGGAGAGCCCCGGCGACCTCGTGTTCCAGAACGGCAAGCAGTTCAAGACCTACCGCGGCATGGGCTCCCTCGGCGCTCTGCAGACCCGCGGCGAGCGGACCTCCTACTCGAAGGACCGCTACTTCCAGTCCGACGTGCCCACCGACGACAAGCTGATCGCCGAGGGCATCGAGGGCCAGGTGCCCTACCGCGGCCCGCTCGCGAACGTGGCCTACCAGCTCGCCGGCGGGCTCCGCCAGTCGATGTTCTACGTCGGAGCGCGCACCATCCCCGAGCTGAAGGAGCGCGGGAAGTTCGTGCGCATCACGGCGGCCGGGCTGAAGGAGTCGCACCCGCACGATGTGCAGATGGTGGTGGAGGCGCCGAACTACCGGCGCTGAGAGGTCTGGTGGGGCCGGCGGCGGATCGGGATCGCGGCCCCTCTGCCCGATGGGCCTGCGGCCCATACGCCCACCACGCCGGAGGGGCCGCGATCCCGATCCGCCGCCTCCCTCCGGGAGACGAGCGCCGGTCCTCGGCTGAGGGGCGGGGGACGCAGCGCGAGCGGCGCGAGGCGCCGCCGCGACTGCGGGGGGAGGCTTCCGCCTTTGCCGTCGCGGGGGAGTGGTCGTGCACCGCGCGCGAGCGCGACGGAGTGGGGACGGGCTTCCCGCGTTGCAGCGAATCGTGGCGGCGGCCGCGCAGGCTTCACCTGCTGGTGGAGTGCGCCCGCTCGCGTCGATCGCGGCCTGGTGCGGAGCCCGGTGGGAGCGGTGACCGGCGATCCGCGTTCCAGCGGATCGTTGAAGCGCGGACGCAGGACGCTCCGCGGAACGCGATCGCCCGTTCGGGCCGACCGCGGGCGAGCGGCGAGCGGAGCGAGGAGCGAGCCACAGCTGACACCGCTCAGCGGTAACCGGCGATCCGCGTGTGAGCGGATCGGCGTAGCGCGGACGCGGGACGCTCCGCGGAACGCGATCGCCCGTTCGGGCCGACCGCGGGCGAGCGGCGAGCGGAGCGAGGAGCGAGCCACAGCTGACACCGCTCAGCGGTGACCGGCGATCCGCGTGCGAGCGGATCGCCGTAGCGCGGACGCAGGACGCTCTGCGGAACGCGACCGCCCGCTCGGGCCGACCGCGGGCGAGCGACGAGCGGAGCGAGGAGCGAGCCACAGTAAACTCTGCGTCATGGAGATCGAGATCGGGCGCGCCAAGCGCGCCCGCCGCGCGTACGCCTTCGACGACATCGCCGTCGTCCCGAGCCGCCGGACGCGCGACCCCGAGGTCGTGTCGGTGAAGTGGTCGATCGACGCGTACCAGTTCGCGACGCCGATCCTCGCCGCGCCGATGGACTCGGTGGTGTCGCCGGCGACGGCGATCCGGCTCGGGCATCTGGGGGCGCTGGGCGTCCTCGACCTCGAGGGCCTGTGGACGCGGTACGAGGACCCGGAGCCGCTGCTCGAGGAGATCCGCCGGCTTCCGGCCGAGACCGCGACGCAGCGGATGCAGGAGATCTACTCCGCTCCGATCCGCCCCGAGCTGGTGACCGCGCGCCTGGCCGAGATCCGCGCCGCGGGCGTGACCGTCGCCGGGGCCCTGTCGCCCCAGCGGACCGCGGAGCTGTACCAGACCGTCGTCGACGCCGGGGTCGACGTGTTCGTCATCCGCGGCACGACCGTCTCGGCCGAGCACGTCTCGCGCGACACCGAGCCGCTGAACCTCAAGAAGTTCATCTACGAGCTCGACGTGCCCGTCATCGTCGGCGGCGCCTCCACCTACACCGCGGCCCTGCACCTCATGCGCACGGGCGCCGCGGGCGTCCTCGTCGGGTTCGGCGGCGGTGCCGCCTCCACCACCCGCACGACGCTCGGCATCCAGGCTCCGATGGCGACCGCGGTCGCCGATGTCGCCGGCGCTCGCCGCGACTACCTCGACGAGTCGGGCGGACGCTACGTGCACGTCATCGCGGACGGCGGCCTCGGCACCTCCGGCGACATCGTGAAGGCCGTCGCGGTGGGCGCGGACGCCGTGATGCTCGGCTCGGCGCTGGCCCGCGCGACCGACGCTCCGGGCGGCGGCTGGCACTGGGGCGCGGAGGCGCACCACCCGCAGCTGCCGCGCGGCCGCCGCGTCGAGGTCGGCACCGTCGGCACCCTCGAGCAGGTCCTCTACGGCCCGGCGACCGGCGCCGACGGCACGGCGAACCTCATCGGCGCCCTGCGCCGCTCGATGGCAACGACCGGCTACTCCGACCTCAAGGAGTTCCAGCGGGTCGAGGTCGTCGTCGCGCCGTACCAGCCCAGCTGACGCTTACCGACCGAGGCGATCCTGACCGTCGAGGCCACCGCGAACAGCGGGCTCCCTCGACGGCCCGGGGGTCCCTGGACGCGGCGGACGCCGGCGCGGGCCGGCCGGACGTGCTGGCGTCGTAGGCCTCGCGCCAGCCCGGCGGACGACACTGCGGACCCGCGCGCGCGGATCCGGTCTTCCCGGCGCTTCTGGGCGAGAAGCACGTGCTCGGGCGAGCGGCCCCCGAGGAACGCCGGGTCGGTTCGGATCGACGGCGGTCTGCGCGAGATCCGAGACGGCGAGTCCGTCGATCAGTGCGGGTGAGGGCAGACGAGCGCTCCGCGACGCCGTTCCACGTCCGGCTGCCCGGGTCCGTCGCCCCTCGACATTCACGGTCTCCGCAAGAGGCTCGACCAAGGGGCGTCCCGGACCGCCGCCGCCGCCGACTCGCGGAGGACGAAGGGCGCGCTCGAGGTCGCGGCCACGGCGTCGATCCGCGCCCGCTACCGCTCGTCCGCGGAGGCCCCCGCCCACTCGCCGGTCGGCGCGTACCGCGGCGCAGCCGCACGGACTCGTCCGACCGGCGGCACGCCCCGTCTCGACAGATCCCCACTGCACGCTTCCGCCCCCCCTTTCCCTCCCTCCGCTCCTCCTGTGGAGACTCCCCCCACCACCTGTGGGCAGCGAGGGAACGCAGGACCGCCGAGCCGGCCGGGAACCGCGGGATCCCTCGACGGGTCGGGGTTCCCTCGGCAGGAGGGCTCCGCACGCGCCTAAGCTGGAAGTCCCGAGTGGGAGCGCCGCACGGCGCGGAGGGAGCACGCATGGTCGAGGTCCGCAGGGTCAAACTGCCCGGTGTCGGGGTTCTGCACACGTTCCTGACGGCCGACGGCGGCAAGGTCGGCGTCATCGCCCACCGCTCCGGCCACAGCGACCTGATCACGTTCGCCGAGGGCGACCAGGACGGCGCCAAGGTGTCCCTCCGCCTGAGCGACGACGAGGCGCACACCCTCGCCGAGCTCCTCGGCGGCACGCAGATCACGGAGTCGCTGACCGCGCTCGACCAGATCCCGGGCCTCTCGATCGACTGGTTCACCGTCGACTACGACGACCACATCGCCGGACAGCAGCTCGGCAAGCCCGCCGACCGCGGGATCGTCGGGCTGACCGTCGTCGCCGTGGTCCGGGGCGACGCCGCCAATCCGGCGCCGGCCCCCGACTTCCGCGTCTTCCCCGGCGACACCCTCGTGGTCGCCGGCAGCCCCGAGAAGGTCGCCAAGGCGTTCGCGTTCTTCCGCACCGGCAGCTTCGCCAAGACGGTCGACGCCCCGCCCGGAGCCTGAGGATGCACCACGGCGAAGACCTCATCGTCCTCGGCGTCCTGTTCGTCGTCGCCTACGTCCTCGGCCGGCTGGGGAGGACGATCGGGCTCCCGGCCATCCCGATCTACATGGTCGTCGGGCTCCTCGCGAGCCCGAACTTCCACCTCTTCCCGCTCGACTTCGAGTCGAGCTACATCGAGCTGACCGCGGTCTTCGGGCTGATACTCCTGCTGTTCAACCTCGGCCTGGAGTTCGACCAGGACGAGTTCTTCGGGAACGCCGGCCGCCTGATCCTCTCCGGCGGC
This window harbors:
- a CDS encoding GuaB3 family IMP dehydrogenase-related protein; the protein is MEIEIGRAKRARRAYAFDDIAVVPSRRTRDPEVVSVKWSIDAYQFATPILAAPMDSVVSPATAIRLGHLGALGVLDLEGLWTRYEDPEPLLEEIRRLPAETATQRMQEIYSAPIRPELVTARLAEIRAAGVTVAGALSPQRTAELYQTVVDAGVDVFVIRGTTVSAEHVSRDTEPLNLKKFIYELDVPVIVGGASTYTAALHLMRTGAAGVLVGFGGGAASTTRTTLGIQAPMATAVADVAGARRDYLDESGGRYVHVIADGGLGTSGDIVKAVAVGADAVMLGSALARATDAPGGGWHWGAEAHHPQLPRGRRVEVGTVGTLEQVLYGPATGADGTANLIGALRRSMATTGYSDLKEFQRVEVVVAPYQPS
- a CDS encoding TrkA C-terminal domain-containing protein, with translation MVEVRRVKLPGVGVLHTFLTADGGKVGVIAHRSGHSDLITFAEGDQDGAKVSLRLSDDEAHTLAELLGGTQITESLTALDQIPGLSIDWFTVDYDDHIAGQQLGKPADRGIVGLTVVAVVRGDAANPAPAPDFRVFPGDTLVVAGSPEKVAKAFAFFRTGSFAKTVDAPPGA
- the guaB gene encoding IMP dehydrogenase encodes the protein MDQPDPFGFLGLTYDDVMLLPGHTDVIPSEADTASRLTKRISVATPLLSAAMDTVTEARMAIAMARQGGLGVLHRNLSIADQADQVDRVKRSESGMVSNPVTTTPDATVAQVDDLCGQYRISGLPVVDSTGVLVGIITNRDMRFVSPFEKATTLVRDVMTSTGLITGRVGIPDSEVIALFAQHKIEKLPLVDAQGKLAGLITVKDFDKSEQYPNATKDDEGRLRVGAAIGFFGDAWQRATALLDAGVDVIVVDTANGDSAGVLDIIRRLKSDSAFAGVDIIGGNVATRSGAQALVDAGADAIKVGVGPGSICTTRVVAGVGVPQVTAVYEASLAARESGVPVIADGGLQYSGDIAKALVAGADTVMLGSLLAGCEESPGDLVFQNGKQFKTYRGMGSLGALQTRGERTSYSKDRYFQSDVPTDDKLIAEGIEGQVPYRGPLANVAYQLAGGLRQSMFYVGARTIPELKERGKFVRITAAGLKESHPHDVQMVVEAPNYRR